From the Methanoculleus caldifontis genome, the window TGGACGAGGAGGGCGCCCTGGTCTACACCGAGAACCGGCAGCGCTCGGAAGCCACCCGCTACCTGAACTACTACGGGATCGAGATCGGCGACCTCTCGCACTACGACCTCGTCCTCTCCTCAGAGACCTTCGGCGTGGACGCTCTCGCCACGATCGTCGATACCGCGATTGCATGCCTCAAACGGCAGAAGGAGAGCCTTTAACGGCTCCCCGGCCTCATCGCTTTTAATTTTTTGATGCGCCGGAGCCGCACCAGTTCCTGTCGCTCCATCTCGTCTCGCCGGTCCTCGATGAGCCGGCGCAGGTCCTTCAGTTCCGGAATGACCTTGAGTTCCAGCGCGTTCACTCTCCGCCGGGTCCGCTCGATATCGTTGAGCAGGTGCTTGATCCCGCCTTCGAGTTCGGCGGTTTTGATGATCTCGGAGAGGAGATCCTCATAGGCATCGGCGGCATCGTCGATGACCGAAGAGGTCCCGACGACGCTGTAGCCCCGCTGGTCGAGCGTCTTCTTCACCATGGACGGCTTCAGGTCCGGCAGCTGCACCCCGAAGGCGTTCCGGTATCCTGCCGTGTAGGTCGGGACGGTCTCCACCGAGAGCGCTGCAAGGAGCACCCCGGTCGCTCCCTCCATCATGGCGGCGACGGCAGCCATCTCCCGGGCTCCGGCATACTTCTCCTCGAGTTCCCTCCGCTGCACGGCGACCTGCCCGGTGAGCCGGATGAGTTCGAGCATCATCCCGTCGAGCCTCATCGCGAGAAGGCGGTGTATCCGCTCTGCAAGTGCCAACCGCTGCCTGACGACCAGGAGGCCGGACCGGGTGGGTTTGATGCTCTCGACCGACATATCGCTCGACCTACAGGACGATGTACTGCCAGATCCGTTCGGATGGCAGACCGAATGCTTTTCCCCGTGCGATTGCCCGCAGGTTGAAGACCTCGTACTTCTTCCGCTCCAGGTACGTAAGGACCGGCAGGACCGAGAACGGGTGGCGCCGGGACTGGGCCTCCATCTGGTGGAGCCTGATACGGGTGACCGCCACCTCGATCTCGTGAACCGGCCGCCGGTGCTGGTGCCATCGCTGCCAGACCAGCTCTGCGGCGTCCTCACCGGAGAAGCCCGGGTCCTGCCGGAGGTCGCGGACCGCACGGGCGAGGACCGGGACGATATCGGTCTTTAAGAACGTGCTGATGAACTCCCCCTCCGTCTCGATGCCGTAGAGCCTCCGGAAGAGGGTGATGGGGATGTAGCCGCCCGGGATCATGGTCCGGTCGACGACCGTGATGTCGCAGGCCTCCTCTGCGCAGTGGAGCCGGATGAGGTTCTTCATGTTGGTGCTATCGATCTCGAACCGGAGGTAAGCGTTCAGCTCCTGGCACCCGCTGCACCCGGATCTTGTGGGACCGAGCAGTTTTGCATAATACTGGCGGTAGAGTTCGGTCTCTATCCGGGCAAAGACTCCCTTCTCCCCGCAGACCCGGTAGTACTCCGCAAGGGTCGGGTAAAACCGCCAGCCCTGGAGGGCCTCGAGAACGTCTTCGCAGGTCGAGAGGCCCAGCAGGCGGTCGAGGAGCGTGCCGTCGACCTCACCCGCGGGTATGAGGAGGTCGCGGACCTGTTGCCGCGGGATGTCGTGAACCGTGCTCCGCAGGACCGCCATGACGTTTGCGATGTCCCACCGGGCGAGGTACTCCGCGGTCAGGAGGTGCAGGTCTCCCGGCGCGATCGCGAGGGCGTGCGAGAACGACCGCGCCAGACTCCGGTTCACCGCCTCCTCGATGAGCTGGGCACCCGTGAAGTCGTGCGCGAGGTCTGCGATCTCCTGCGCGTACTCCTCTCGCCGGGCGAGGTGGTTGACGATGCCGGGTATGCTCAGCTGCATGAGCCGCAGGTACTCTTCACGGGGAAGGAGAGCGGTCTTCCGGACCCGGAACCGGGTGCAGGCATAGATGCAGGAGGGGGAGGTCACGCCGGGCAGCGCCATGCAGACTTCCATGAGCATCTTCCCCCATAAATGCATGGACGCGGCGACCCTGTATGGGACGGGGTTGCCGCTCCGGAACAAAGTTCATATCCGGGTGCCGACAACCCACCCCCCGATCGCGATGTCGTACTCGATCGTGACGGGGGATCTCTTCGCCGGCCACGACGCTCCCGGCCACCCTGAGTCCCAGGCCCGCCTCGATGCGGCCCTTGCCGGGGTGCCGGCCGGTGCCCGCCGCATGGCCCCGGAGCAGGCGACGCCCACCGACCTCGCACGGGTGCATACGCACCGGCATATCGAGAGTATCCGTTCGCTCTGCAGGGAGTGCCCCCCGGGCCGGGTCCGGTACCTCGACCCGGACACCTACGTCACCCGGCAGTCGTTCGACGCTGCCCTCTACGCCGCGGGGGGCGCGATCCTGGCGGTGGAACGGGCGCTCGAGGGCGAGCACTCGTTCGCGCTGGTCCGCCCGCCGGGGCACCATGCCGAGCCCGACCGGGCGATGGGCTTCTGCCTCTTCAACAATGCGGCCGTCGCGGCGGCGAGAGCGCTTCGTGAGGTCGACCGGGTGGCGATCCTCGACTGGGACCTCCACCACGGCAACGGGACAGAGAAGGCGTTCTACACCTCGGACCGGGTGCTCTACTGCTCGGTCCACGAGGCGGGGCTCTTCCCCCGGACCGGGCGGCCGGACGAGCGGGGTGCCGGACCCGGCACGGGGTATACCATCAACGCCCCGCTCGAAGCGGGCTCGACCGGTGCCGACTACGCCCTGATCTTCTCGGAGGTCTTCATCCCGGCGCTCCGGCGGTTTGAGCCGGACCTCGTGGTGGTCTCGGCCGGCCAGGACGCGCTCTTCGACGACCCGCTCGGCTTGATCCTCCTCCACCCGGAAGACTTCGGGGTCCTGACCGGGATGCTCGCGGATGCAGGCAGAGCATCTCTCGCCCTCGTCCTCGAGGGAGGCTACGGGCGGTCGCACGCGGAGGCCGTTGCGGCCATATGCGCGGCTCTCGGCGGCGCGCGCTTCATGCCCGGAGGCAGCAGACCAAAAGAGAGCGCCAGGCTGCTCGTCGAGGCGTATGCCGGCGCGGGGCTGACCGTTTCTGCCTGAGGGGATCGGGTTCGTCGTCTCATGGAGGGACCGGGAAGTTTCACGACGGCGGCGGCGACCTCTCTCCCGTGAGTATCTATATATACAAATATGTACTATTTTGTACAACGATGTTTGTGATCTCGTTCGGGCTCTCCGCCCGACTCATCACCTCCGGGGGACCCGCCCGCCCCCTCTCGCAGCCACGTTGGCGTCTGTGCCGACCGTCATAGTCCCCGGATCCGAACCGTTTGTCGAACACAATACCATACATAAAACGATACCATGAAATCGAGAGATATTGCAATCGTCGGCATACTCCTTGCCGTAGGGGCCATCATCAGGTACATGTCACTCCTGATCCCCGGCCCGATCGTATCGAACCTCGTGATCGCCTTCTATAGCCTCGCCATCATCCTGGTCGTGCCCACGTTCCGCGAAGCGATCGGGATCGGCGTTGTGGCGGGCATCATCTGTGCTCTCCTCAGCCACTCGATCTTCCCGCCCGCAAACCTCATCAGCGAGCCCATCGGGGCGGTCGTCGCCCTCGCGGTCTACCTGGTGATCAGGGAGCGCTTCGCGCTTGCCCCGGCGGTGACGGTGCTCGTTGCCACCCTCGCGAGCGGGTTCTCCTTCATCCTCATCGCACTCCTCGCGGTGGCCCCGACAGTCCTCGACAAGTTCGGGACCCTCGAGGCGTTCCTCGCGGTGACCGTGCCGATCGTCCTGATCACGGCGGCGGTCAACGCGGTCGTCGGGCAGGTGCTCATGGTGCCGGCATCAAGGGCGCTGATGCGGGGCACGCGGCAGGCAGCTCCGCGGGGTGCGGGGAAGGTTGATGAATCTTAAGACCGGCGGGGAGAGCGTCCTCTCCCTTCGAGGCGTCTCCTACACCTACCCCGGTTCCGACTCTCCGGCCTTCGAAGGGGTTAGCCTCGACCTCCGGAGAGGAGAGATCGTCTTCGTCACCGGCCCTACCGGGGCGGGGAAGACGACCCTCTGCCTTGCCGCGTCCGGCATCCTCCACCACGAGTACGGCGGCACGCTCGAGGGCGCGATCACGATTCTCGGGAAAGACGTCCGGGATTACCAGAGCATGGCCGGGATCGGGAAGCACGTCGGGGTGGTCTTCGACGACGCCGACGCCCAGCTCATCTTCTCCACCGTCGAGGAGGAGGTGGCCTCGGGGCTTGAGAATCTCGGAATTCCCCGGGCGGAGATGCAGCAGAGGCTCCGCCACGTGATGGAGTCGACCGGGATCGCCGACCTTGCACAGAGGGCGCCGCACACCCTCTCCGGGGGCCAGAAACAGCGTGTCGCCATCGCGGCAACCCTTGCCCTGGGCACAGAGATCCTGATCCTCGACGAGCCGACCGCCGAACTGGACACGGATGCGACCGACGCGATCTCCGCCCTCCTGCGGCGGCTCGCGGACGAGGGCACGGCCGTGCTCATCGTCGAGCAGAAGTTCGATATGCTTGCCGCCATCGCGGACCGGATGGTCCTGATCGAGGACGGCAGGATCGTGCAGGAAGGCTCGCCCGACGAGGTGATGGGGAGCGGCTCCGTGCAGTCCCCGTCAGGCGCCGCCCGGAGGCACCCCGCCCCGGCAGCGGCCCTTCCGGAAGGAGGGGCACCGCCCATCATCTCCATCCGGGGGCTCGTTCACCGCTACGACGGGGTGACGGCTCTCGCCGGTCTCGACCTTGAGATCGTCCCCGCCGAGATCGTGGCCGTGGTCGGGGAGAACGGGTCCGGGAAGACGACGCTCATCAAACACTTCAACGGGCTGCTCCGGCCCACCGAAGGCAGCGTCACCGTCGACGGGCTCGATGCGGCGACGGTCCCGATCGCGGAACTCGCGCGCCACGTGGGCCTGGTCTTCCAGAACCCGGACACCATGCTCTTCGCCGAGACCGTGGAGGAAGAGGTGGCGTTCGGCCTCAGGAACATCGACCCGGAGAGCACGGGGGAGCCGATCGAGGCAGCCCTTCGCGAGGTCGGCCTCATCCACCGGAAGGCCGTCTACCCGCGGTCGCTCTCACGGGGCGAACGGCAACGCCTGGCCATCGCCTGCGTCATCGCGATGAAGCCGGGGGTGATCGTCCTTGACGAGCCCACGACGGGACTCGACGCCCGCGAGGCGGCACGGGTCATGGAGACCCTCGGCCGCCTGCGCCGGGAAGGCCACACCATCGTCATGGTGACGCACGACATGCGTCTTGGAGAGGAATACGCCGACCGCATCGTCAGGATGGAGCAGGGAAGCATCGTCGGCGACGAGAGAATATCCGAGGAGGAACCATGCCCGAAATTATGCAGTACGTCATCAGGGAGAGCGCCTTTCACCGCCTCCACCCGATCACCAAACTGATCTTTGCCGTCGTCGTCGTGGCCCTTGCGGTGCTGACGAGCGATACCGCGATGCTCGCGGTCCTTGTCGGAGCGGTGGTGGCCGTAGCGGCGGCTGGGGGGCTCGTCCGCGATCTCCTCCGCCAGGTGCCCCTGCTCCTCTCGCTTGCGGCAAGCCTGCTCGCCCTCACCGTCCTCACCATCCAGAGCGGGGATATCGTCTTCTACCTGGTCCCGCTCTCGGTCCCGGTCGTCGGCGGGGCCTTCCCGGTCACGACGGGGGCGATCGACCTTGCGGCAGCGATGTCGCTCCGGTTCGCGGCGATGCTCTTTGCCTTCCAGCTCTTCGTGATCTCGACCCAGCCGCGCGACCTCGTCCACCTCATGGACCGCCTCCGGATGCCCGTCGATTATACGCTGATGCTCCTGATTGCGCTCCGGTTCATCCCGAGCCTGCAGCTCGAAGGGAAACGGATCCACGAGGCGCAGCTCGCCCGCGCCTACAACCCGGGCAAGGGCCTCACGGGCAGGGTCCGCGGCCTCTTCCCGATCATCATCCCCCTGGTCTCGAACTCGCTCGGAAAAGCCACGGTCCTCGGCCTGACGATCGATCTCCGGGGATACCGCTCCGGCAGGCGGACGCCCATGCAGGACCGCGTCCTCGGCAGGGGCGATGTTGCCGGGATCTGCTGCATGGGCCTCGTGGTCGCAGGGTATTTGGCCGTGCTGCTCGTATAAGCCTGGTATGTGTGCGGACGGGCCCGGGGCCACCATCGTTCCATCTTCGTTCGAGTTCTATATCGGCGGGAGCGTCGGGCCGTCGCTCTACGTCAGGCTCGCGGACGGCCGTCTCCTTTATGAGCACGCGAGCGCCGGTGGCTACTCTGGCGTGGTGACGGAGGCGTCGCCGGCACCTGAGGAGTGGGCAAGGTTCATGGAGGCCGTCGATCGGCTCGCCGTCCTTACGTGGGAGGCGGAGTATGTCTCCGCGCACTCCTGCTGCGACGTCACCTACTGGTATCTCCGGATGGAGACGGGCGGGCGCGGCGTGGTCGCGCGGGGTGCAAACGCCTATCCGGGCTCTGCCGGTCCGGAAGTCTCATCGCAGTTCCGCGAGTTCCGCGCGGCGGTGGAACGGTTGATCGGACGCGGCTCCGGTTTCTAAACTCCAGGAGACCGCGCGGATCGTCTGTCTGCCGCACCGCTTGAGTTAACCTGATACCCTCGGATAACCAAGAGATCAGGCATATGGGCAATCTGAATGTTGCCGTGCTGGGACCCGCGGGGTATGCAAAAGACCTCGGGAAGAAGGGCACGGACTCCGATATCACGTTCTATAACCTGAAGAAGGGCGAAGATACCGTCACCATCGTCGAGCCTGCGCGGTATCCCGAGCGACTGGCCCCGCTCTTCTATGCCGCGTCGATGGCGGATGCCGCTCTCCTCGTGGTGGGCGAGATCACCCCGATGCTCGGGGAGTGGGTGCTGATGCTCGACGAGGTGGGAGTGAAGCAGGGCTATATCGTCCTCCGGAACTACCTGACCCCCGACCAGATCGCGCCGCTTCTGCGGGGAACGGTCCTTGAGCAGTACAGGTTCGTGGAAGAAGACCCGATCGCGCTGCGCGACCTCCTGCTTTCGGAGGCGCACGCCCGGGCATCCGTCCCCCCCGGCGCCGGAAGCGTCGGCACCATCACCATCGACCACCACTTCAACGTCCGCGGCATCGGGACGGTCATCCTCGGCGGCGTGGTGCGGGGAGGCATCAAGAAGCACGACGCCATAAAGGTCTATCCGGGCGAGCGGCCGATCGGCCTGAGGTCGATCCAGAAACATGACGACGATTTCGACTGGGCCGCCGAGGGCGACCGGGTGGGGCTCGCGCTCAAGAACATCGAGTCCGACGACCTCGACCGCGGGTACGTCCTCTCAAACGATCCCGCGCTCCGGACCGGAAAGACCATCGAAGCGCGGGCGACGCTGGTGAAGTACTGGCCGGCCGCGCTCACGGCGGGGACGGTGCTCCACCTCGGCCACTGGATGCAGTTCATCCCGGCGAGGGTGGAGGCGGTGCGGGACGACGGGAACTGGCGGCAGCCGACGCTCACGCTTGCGCTCGAAAAAGACCTCGTCTACCTTCCCGGAGATACGGCGGTGCTCCACTACCTCGAGGGCGGGAAGCTCCGGATCGCCGGCCACATCGAGTTGTCCTGAGAGCAGAAGGAGCGATCCCGGCTCCGGACACCCTTCTCCTTTTTTTGAACCCCCGACCTGCCACAAGTAAGTGGCAGCACCCGGACGCCGGATTTCGCACCCGGCTCTGCTCAAACTCCGCTCCTCCATGCTCTGGCCATGAGGGACCATTGCGCCCTGAACCGTCGCACCCTCCGGGGATACCGCTCTTCGCGCCTTCGCGCCTTCGCGCCTTCGCGTGCGGCAACGGGGTAGGGCTAACATCTCACGCGAAGGACGCGAAGCCGCGAAGGGAGGTCATTGGGTTCAGGGGCCGGGGCATACTTCCGTCGCCGACAGCAGCATAGAGAGCGGTCCTGGCAACCGCCGGCGACTGTCCGCCGGAAAATTAATCGGTGATGAACCCACATGAAGCCGCTCCGTCGCGGCGAGAACAGCTGAGTAAAAAAAAGATTAGATGAGTTTGAAGAGCGGGTGGTTCTGGGTCTGAGTCTCAAGACCGAACTCCTTGGCTGCTTCCGCGAGCACAATGTCGGCGAAAGCGATAGCGGTGGAGGCACCCTCACAGTTCTCGATAGGCCCGTACATGATCAGGTCGGCACCGAGGGTGGCGGCCATGATGTTGCACCCGATGTCGGGGCTCGACCATGCAGCCTGGCGGATACCCTCAAAGCCACCGAAGTGGTGGTGGGCCATCTGCTCGAGGAGGACGTCCTTGCCCTTGTAGTGGTCGGCGAGGACGCTCTTTCTCCAGCGCTTGAGCCACGTCCAGGAGACGGTCATGTTGTGGTAGGCACCGCCGGTCGGCAGGCCGTGGATGGCCTTGCAGGCGAGGATCTCACGGAACGAGCCGCCGGAACCGAGACCGAGCGGGGTCGCTGCGGTGTCGAGGATCGGGCGGGTGATGCCGCATTCCTCTGCGATGGCCATCATGCTCTTCTCCTGTCCGGCAACGCCTCCCTGGGTGAGCACCTGCTCACGGCCGCGGACGGACGGGTCGCCGGGGTTGAATGCAAGGACGATAGCGGCGTTGACGTCGCTCTCTTTCAGTGCCTGCATGTTCTCCGGCGTGATCGAACCGTTGATCGAGTTGTAGATCGCACGGTCGGCCAGACCTACTTCCGTGACGTACTTGCAGGCGTGCGCGAGTGCGGTAGGTGCCGACGAGTCCATCAGGAACGCGGTCTTGTTGTCGATGCTGTCGAACCAGGTGAAGTAGCTCTCGAACGCCTCGCCGTATTCCGCGATGATCTGGATGAAGTGGGGAACTCCGGTGATGTCGGAGAGTTCCTGACAGCGGTTCCAGAGCGCCTCTGCCTTCGCCTTGTCAATCTTGCCTTTGTGGTCATCAAGCACGGTCTCGTGCTTGTTGTAGAAGATCGATGCACCGAGAACCCGCGGATACTCGCCGGGCTGCCCGCCGATCTTGGTACCGTTGAAGTCGAGTACCGTCTGCTCTTTTTCGAACTTGAACATATTCGTCAATCCTCCTTACAGGAACCCAACTAACTTGGGGAGTAATACCAACAACATCATGAATACAATCAAACCTGCAACCAGTCCGTATAGGATACCGATATCGCGCCCGATCTTTCTTCCGACGCGCTGGGCTATCTCGGCATCGACGAACTCGATCCTCGTCTCGATGGCATTGAGCCGCTCCTCGATCTCGAGGAACTGCGGGTTCGCGCCTGCAACGGCAACCCCTGCCGCACCGCCGCCCGCCTCTTTGACTTCAATAACCATGGCTTCCGCGCCGAACGCACCGGGATCTTTGGCCTTGAGTTCGTTGATCTTGGCCTTGATGGTGCCCATGTCCTCGCTTTCCATGATATTGACCATCTCGACCTGGTCCTGGAGGCGCTTGATCGCCTCGTCGGAGAGGTTCTCGATGAACGGAATGGCTCCCTGGGCTCCGACGATCTTACCGCCGGAGACACCGCCGGTGTGCAGCGCCATGAAGCTCTGACCGGAGAGGTGCCCTTTCACTTCCGTACCGCAGCAGAGGATGTACCTGATGTTGGGGTTGGAGATGACGTTTGCGATGATCTTCTCAAGGCCGAGGTTCTCGGTCTTGCAAGAGCCCGCGATTGCCGCTCCGGCGTCGCAGATGCCCTGCTCGTCGAGGTGGGATCCCATGGTGACGACGGCGACGCAGCTCTGCGCATCTCCCGTGTGGAAGTCGCCCTGAACGATCGGCCATCCGCTGGCCGGTGATTTCTTCTCAACCATGTTAGATCGCCCCCAGCATGATCGCCGGAACCACGATCAGGAGCATGACTATCGCGAGTCCCACTCCGAACCCGACGATGCCCATGCCCATGATACCCGATTCGAGTTTGGTCGTGCGGGCAAGGATCTGTGCCTTGTACCGGATGGCGTCCACCATCATGTTGATCGCCGTCATCCGGATGGGGCCTGCCTGTGTGCTTTCTTCTGCCATCTATCTCACCCCAGCAGGATAAATCCCAGGATCACGAACGAGACGATCAGGCCGATCATGACGCCTTCGACCTTGCCCGAGTAGACGCCGGCGGCGAACCTGTTACGGTAGCCGATATCGGTGACCATCCGCTCGATGACCTTCATCCGTGCATGTATCAGTGCAAGTTCACCGGAGAGCGGCTGTACTGCACCGGTTACTTCTTCTGCACCGGCACCGCCTGCCTCCTTGACCTCGATGACCATGGCTTCCGCGCCGAACGCACCGGGATCTCTGGCCTTGAGTTCGTTGATCTTGGCCTTGATGGTGCCCATGTCCTCGCTTTCCATGATGTTGACCATCTCGACCTGGTCCTGGAGGCGCTTGATCGCCTCGTCGGAGAGGTTCTCGATGAACGGAATGGCTCCCTGGGCTCCGACGATCTTACCGCCGGAGACACCGCCGGTGTGCAGCGCCATGAAGCTCTGACCGGAGAGGTGCCCTTTCACTTCCGTACCGCAACAGAGGATGAACCTGATGTTGGGGTTGGAGATGACGTTCGCG encodes:
- a CDS encoding V-type ATP synthase subunit D, with translation MSVESIKPTRSGLLVVRQRLALAERIHRLLAMRLDGMMLELIRLTGQVAVQRRELEEKYAGAREMAAVAAMMEGATGVLLAALSVETVPTYTAGYRNAFGVQLPDLKPSMVKKTLDQRGYSVVGTSSVIDDAADAYEDLLSEIIKTAELEGGIKHLLNDIERTRRRVNALELKVIPELKDLRRLIEDRRDEMERQELVRLRRIKKLKAMRPGSR
- a CDS encoding tetrahydromethanopterin S-methyltransferase subunit F; amino-acid sequence: MAEESTQAGPIRMTAINMMVDAIRYKAQILARTTKLESGIMGMGIVGFGVGLAIVMLLIVVPAIMLGAI
- a CDS encoding energy-coupling factor transporter transmembrane component T family protein; the encoded protein is MPEIMQYVIRESAFHRLHPITKLIFAVVVVALAVLTSDTAMLAVLVGAVVAVAAAGGLVRDLLRQVPLLLSLAASLLALTVLTIQSGDIVFYLVPLSVPVVGGAFPVTTGAIDLAAAMSLRFAAMLFAFQLFVISTQPRDLVHLMDRLRMPVDYTLMLLIALRFIPSLQLEGKRIHEAQLARAYNPGKGLTGRVRGLFPIIIPLVSNSLGKATVLGLTIDLRGYRSGRRTPMQDRVLGRGDVAGICCMGLVVAGYLAVLLV
- a CDS encoding EF-Tu/IF-2/RF-3 family GTPase, translated to MGNLNVAVLGPAGYAKDLGKKGTDSDITFYNLKKGEDTVTIVEPARYPERLAPLFYAASMADAALLVVGEITPMLGEWVLMLDEVGVKQGYIVLRNYLTPDQIAPLLRGTVLEQYRFVEEDPIALRDLLLSEAHARASVPPGAGSVGTITIDHHFNVRGIGTVILGGVVRGGIKKHDAIKVYPGERPIGLRSIQKHDDDFDWAAEGDRVGLALKNIESDDLDRGYVLSNDPALRTGKTIEARATLVKYWPAALTAGTVLHLGHWMQFIPARVEAVRDDGNWRQPTLTLALEKDLVYLPGDTAVLHYLEGGKLRIAGHIELS
- the mtrA gene encoding tetrahydromethanopterin S-methyltransferase subunit A; protein product: MVEKKSPASGWPIVQGDFHTGDAQSCVAVVTMGSHLDEQGICDAGAAIAGSCKTENLGLEKIIANVISNPNIRFILCCGTEVKGHLSGQSFMALHTGGVSGGKIVGAQGAIPFIENLSDEAIKRLQDQVEMVNIMESEDMGTIKAKINELKARDPGAFGAEAMVIEVKEAGGAGAEEVTGAVQPLSGELALIHARMKVIERMVTDIGYRNRFAAGVYSGKVEGVMIGLIVSFVILGFILLG
- the mtrH gene encoding tetrahydromethanopterin S-methyltransferase subunit H, whose product is MFKFEKEQTVLDFNGTKIGGQPGEYPRVLGASIFYNKHETVLDDHKGKIDKAKAEALWNRCQELSDITGVPHFIQIIAEYGEAFESYFTWFDSIDNKTAFLMDSSAPTALAHACKYVTEVGLADRAIYNSINGSITPENMQALKESDVNAAIVLAFNPGDPSVRGREQVLTQGGVAGQEKSMMAIAEECGITRPILDTAATPLGLGSGGSFREILACKAIHGLPTGGAYHNMTVSWTWLKRWRKSVLADHYKGKDVLLEQMAHHHFGGFEGIRQAAWSSPDIGCNIMAATLGADLIMYGPIENCEGASTAIAFADIVLAEAAKEFGLETQTQNHPLFKLI
- a CDS encoding ABC transporter ATP-binding protein; this encodes MNLKTGGESVLSLRGVSYTYPGSDSPAFEGVSLDLRRGEIVFVTGPTGAGKTTLCLAASGILHHEYGGTLEGAITILGKDVRDYQSMAGIGKHVGVVFDDADAQLIFSTVEEEVASGLENLGIPRAEMQQRLRHVMESTGIADLAQRAPHTLSGGQKQRVAIAATLALGTEILILDEPTAELDTDATDAISALLRRLADEGTAVLIVEQKFDMLAAIADRMVLIEDGRIVQEGSPDEVMGSGSVQSPSGAARRHPAPAAALPEGGAPPIISIRGLVHRYDGVTALAGLDLEIVPAEIVAVVGENGSGKTTLIKHFNGLLRPTEGSVTVDGLDAATVPIAELARHVGLVFQNPDTMLFAETVEEEVAFGLRNIDPESTGEPIEAALREVGLIHRKAVYPRSLSRGERQRLAIACVIAMKPGVIVLDEPTTGLDAREAARVMETLGRLRREGHTIVMVTHDMRLGEEYADRIVRMEQGSIVGDERISEEEPCPKLCSTSSGRAPFTASTRSPN
- the mtrA gene encoding tetrahydromethanopterin S-methyltransferase subunit A, coding for MVEKKSPASGWPIVQGDFHTGDAQSCVAVVTMGSHLDEQGICDAGAAIAGSCKTENLGLEKIIANVISNPNIRYILCCGTEVKGHLSGQSFMALHTGGVSGGKIVGAQGAIPFIENLSDEAIKRLQDQVEMVNIMESEDMGTIKAKINELKAKDPGAFGAEAMVIEVKEAGGGAAGVAVAGANPQFLEIEERLNAIETRIEFVDAEIAQRVGRKIGRDIGILYGLVAGLIVFMMLLVLLPKLVGFL
- a CDS encoding tryptophan transporter, which translates into the protein MKSRDIAIVGILLAVGAIIRYMSLLIPGPIVSNLVIAFYSLAIILVVPTFREAIGIGVVAGIICALLSHSIFPPANLISEPIGAVVALAVYLVIRERFALAPAVTVLVATLASGFSFILIALLAVAPTVLDKFGTLEAFLAVTVPIVLITAAVNAVVGQVLMVPASRALMRGTRQAAPRGAGKVDES
- a CDS encoding V-type ATP synthase subunit C, which encodes MEVCMALPGVTSPSCIYACTRFRVRKTALLPREEYLRLMQLSIPGIVNHLARREEYAQEIADLAHDFTGAQLIEEAVNRSLARSFSHALAIAPGDLHLLTAEYLARWDIANVMAVLRSTVHDIPRQQVRDLLIPAGEVDGTLLDRLLGLSTCEDVLEALQGWRFYPTLAEYYRVCGEKGVFARIETELYRQYYAKLLGPTRSGCSGCQELNAYLRFEIDSTNMKNLIRLHCAEEACDITVVDRTMIPGGYIPITLFRRLYGIETEGEFISTFLKTDIVPVLARAVRDLRQDPGFSGEDAAELVWQRWHQHRRPVHEIEVAVTRIRLHQMEAQSRRHPFSVLPVLTYLERKKYEVFNLRAIARGKAFGLPSERIWQYIVL
- a CDS encoding histone deacetylase family protein yields the protein MQEGEVTPGSAMQTSMSIFPHKCMDAATLYGTGLPLRNKVHIRVPTTHPPIAMSYSIVTGDLFAGHDAPGHPESQARLDAALAGVPAGARRMAPEQATPTDLARVHTHRHIESIRSLCRECPPGRVRYLDPDTYVTRQSFDAALYAAGGAILAVERALEGEHSFALVRPPGHHAEPDRAMGFCLFNNAAVAAARALREVDRVAILDWDLHHGNGTEKAFYTSDRVLYCSVHEAGLFPRTGRPDERGAGPGTGYTINAPLEAGSTGADYALIFSEVFIPALRRFEPDLVVVSAGQDALFDDPLGLILLHPEDFGVLTGMLADAGRASLALVLEGGYGRSHAEAVAAICAALGGARFMPGGSRPKESARLLVEAYAGAGLTVSA